The following coding sequences lie in one Prevotella sp. oral taxon 299 str. F0039 genomic window:
- a CDS encoding DUF4221 domain-containing protein — protein sequence MRKLSLTQLFPLFLMIAACSQPIKEIKNPQKGKLLNRISCVLKGEKQFLLDSISAPRPSYMQIIQNQDHRLLTFLNEYNSSIYFYDYLTTRFIKKIDFGSETNDIIKPAGYFICGDDSLFMLDKARMDLVVFNKNKIVQRIPLKDSRLKDWPNNYPQYLLSTVNPISKIRGELILIGQLFWSIRQNDITKFHFAAYIDIKQGKVKYYHTYPEQIYGNGVNWEGGLFTSVFYTISPTGQLILSFPPSHSLYLANFYSNSYKSIYGGSNNANTIYSIDYDDTRETPNELCSKSYIGQDVYCAILYDSFRKLYYRFMLAGVPNSSIGNSKEKKVLSIIVMDKDFKYLGESKIGPCGEWNWKNSFVTSEGLNIEYNTPKDFNENYLTFKTFVFKKI from the coding sequence ATGAGAAAATTATCACTTACACAATTGTTTCCATTATTTCTAATGATTGCAGCTTGTTCACAACCTATAAAGGAAATAAAAAATCCTCAAAAAGGAAAGTTGTTAAATAGGATAAGTTGTGTCCTTAAGGGAGAAAAACAATTTCTATTAGATTCTATTTCTGCACCAAGACCTTCATATATGCAAATAATTCAAAATCAAGATCATAGATTATTAACATTTCTAAACGAATATAATTCCTCTATTTATTTTTATGACTATTTGACGACAAGATTTATTAAAAAAATCGATTTTGGTTCTGAAACTAATGACATTATAAAACCTGCAGGATATTTTATCTGTGGAGATGACAGTCTTTTTATGCTGGATAAAGCAAGAATGGACCTTGTTGTATTTAATAAAAATAAAATAGTCCAACGGATTCCATTAAAAGACAGTCGGTTAAAAGATTGGCCCAATAATTATCCACAATATCTTCTTAGCACTGTCAATCCAATCTCTAAAATTAGAGGAGAACTAATTTTAATTGGACAACTTTTCTGGTCTATACGCCAAAATGATATTACAAAATTCCATTTTGCAGCATATATTGACATAAAACAGGGAAAAGTCAAATATTATCATACTTATCCAGAACAGATATACGGAAATGGTGTAAATTGGGAAGGTGGACTATTCACTTCTGTTTTTTACACGATTTCACCGACAGGACAGTTAATCCTAAGCTTTCCTCCATCACATAGTTTATATCTTGCCAATTTTTACTCAAACTCGTATAAAAGCATCTATGGTGGTAGTAATAATGCAAATACAATATACTCCATAGACTATGACGATACAAGGGAAACACCAAATGAATTATGCTCAAAAAGCTATATTGGACAAGATGTATATTGTGCTATTTTATATGACTCTTTTCGAAAACTATATTATAGATTTATGTTAGCAGGAGTCCCAAATTCTTCAATCGGAAATTCAAAGGAAAAAAAAGTTTTATCCATAATTGTCATGGATAAAGATTTTAAGTATCTTGGTGAATCAAAAATAGGACCATGCGGTGAATGGAACTGGAAAAACTCCTTTGTCACATCCGAAGGACTGAATATCGAATATAATACCCCAAAAGATTTTAACGAGAATTATTTAACCTTTAAGACTTTTGTGTTTAAGAAGATTTGA